A genomic segment from Candidatus Zixiibacteriota bacterium encodes:
- the waaF gene encoding lipopolysaccharide heptosyltransferase II: MSGKILIRTPNHLGDCIMALPMVNETREAHPGSEVTVLVPENLVELFHPNPAIDHVITLPKEHVHGLIAVMKIKDLVASGEYDIGYILPPSFGAAAGFKLAGVKERIGYIADGRRLLLTKPLTLPSPLNDEHRSELYFNLLRRGAGVDLEYVHPKLFLNDDDVAGAVSLLEGFGIGEGEEYAVVAFRAVAESRRWGADNYIGLIKRLVAGYKFKVVLIGSEDDRKTGDTIAQAAGTKEVKNLAGKTTIREVASILSRARFFVGNDSGPAHLAAAVGIPVVVLSGADDPKSTSPMAHVKELLYLDNLDCISCVKNKCPLKQQHHMQCMTGITVEMVAQAIERLLQRTL; this comes from the coding sequence ATGTCCGGTAAGATACTCATACGTACGCCGAATCATCTCGGTGACTGTATCATGGCGTTGCCGATGGTCAACGAAACCCGCGAGGCTCATCCAGGGTCAGAGGTGACGGTGCTGGTTCCCGAGAATTTGGTCGAACTGTTTCATCCGAATCCGGCAATAGACCATGTAATCACACTTCCCAAAGAGCATGTCCACGGTCTCATAGCCGTCATGAAGATCAAGGATCTGGTTGCTTCAGGCGAGTATGACATCGGATATATTCTACCGCCGTCGTTTGGGGCGGCCGCGGGCTTTAAATTGGCCGGTGTGAAGGAGAGAATCGGCTATATCGCTGACGGGCGGCGGCTGCTTCTTACCAAACCGCTGACTCTGCCCAGTCCGCTCAACGACGAGCATCGCAGTGAGTTGTATTTCAATTTGCTGCGGCGTGGAGCCGGGGTGGATCTGGAGTACGTTCATCCGAAACTCTTTCTGAACGATGATGATGTGGCCGGCGCGGTCAGTTTGCTTGAAGGTTTCGGGATCGGCGAGGGGGAGGAGTATGCCGTCGTTGCTTTTCGTGCGGTTGCCGAGTCGCGTCGATGGGGGGCCGACAATTATATCGGACTGATCAAGCGATTGGTGGCAGGCTACAAATTCAAGGTTGTCCTGATCGGAAGCGAGGACGACCGTAAGACGGGCGACACAATTGCCCAGGCGGCCGGGACCAAGGAAGTTAAGAACCTTGCCGGCAAGACGACTATCCGCGAAGTGGCATCGATTCTATCGCGGGCTCGGTTTTTCGTGGGCAATGACTCCGGACCGGCCCATCTCGCGGCGGCGGTGGGTATTCCCGTGGTGGTTTTATCGGGGGCGGATGACCCGAAGTCGACCTCGCCAATGGCGCACGTGAAGGAACTGCTGTATCTGGATAATCTGGACTGCATCAGTTGTGTCAAAAACAAGTGTCCCTTGAAGCAGCAACATCACATGCAATGTATGACCGGTATCACGGTTGAAATGGTGGCTCAGGCCATTGAGCGGCTGCTTCAGAGAACATTGTGA
- a CDS encoding DUF362 domain-containing protein has protein sequence MDKHLVPTVGIRQTDRSSPQQLEAVVDWLIGLSGEASDLHLNGARVLIKPDLMLGYPSGNTSTTHLELIAAVARRVRKLGGHVFVGDSPFVLGKGMADFWQRTGLEELAVREGVELVSFEQAGSEAVAVETRVYYVSRAALDAEVVINIPRLKRDPWTGFAGAIRNMIGVLPGFQKGLLLKKAASPKSVARILVDVFSAVRPAINIVDALELTNGNGKVAGGGFLIGACDAVAVDTVLGDILSCDPHRIYTTRFAADAGLGIGWMEGIRVEGESVESVRANTGSDRGSIFSGFIPGLKMAVSEPYVWMRSDVDEFSCDNCGICVKFCPTRALRFDDGTSRLVIKRDLCINCWAGLANCPRQAISVRKSRMVDWLFRC, from the coding sequence ATGGATAAGCATCTCGTTCCCACCGTAGGTATCAGGCAGACCGACCGGTCGTCACCGCAGCAACTTGAGGCAGTTGTCGACTGGCTGATTGGATTGAGCGGCGAAGCATCGGATCTTCACTTGAACGGAGCCAGGGTCCTGATAAAGCCGGACCTGATGCTGGGTTATCCGTCGGGGAACACCTCCACCACACATCTTGAGTTGATTGCCGCGGTTGCCAGACGCGTTAGAAAACTTGGCGGGCATGTCTTTGTGGGCGACTCGCCGTTTGTCCTCGGCAAGGGGATGGCTGATTTCTGGCAGCGAACCGGTCTGGAAGAATTGGCCGTCCGGGAGGGTGTGGAATTGGTCAGTTTCGAGCAGGCCGGCAGTGAGGCTGTCGCTGTTGAGACGCGCGTTTATTATGTATCGAGAGCCGCACTGGACGCAGAAGTGGTGATAAATATTCCGCGATTGAAACGGGATCCATGGACCGGATTTGCCGGGGCAATTAGAAATATGATAGGTGTTTTGCCCGGCTTCCAAAAGGGATTGCTGCTCAAGAAAGCCGCCAGCCCAAAGTCGGTGGCAAGGATTCTGGTTGATGTGTTCTCGGCGGTCAGACCGGCTATTAACATTGTCGATGCTCTGGAACTCACCAATGGTAACGGGAAGGTGGCGGGCGGCGGCTTTTTGATTGGGGCCTGCGATGCGGTAGCTGTGGATACTGTATTGGGCGATATACTGAGTTGTGATCCGCACAGGATTTATACCACGCGATTCGCCGCGGATGCCGGGCTGGGGATTGGCTGGATGGAGGGTATCAGGGTTGAGGGCGAGTCAGTGGAGTCGGTGAGAGCGAACACCGGTTCTGACAGAGGGTCGATTTTCAGTGGTTTTATTCCCGGTCTGAAAATGGCGGTTTCCGAGCCTTATGTGTGGATGCGTTCGGACGTCGATGAGTTCTCTTGCGACAATTGCGGAATTTGTGTTAAATTTTGTCCTACCAGAGCGTTGCGGTTTGATGATGGGACTAGTCGGTTGGTCATAAAGAGAGATTTATGCATCAATTGTTGGGCTGGTCTTGCCAACTGCCCGAGGCAAGCTATTTCGGTCAGGAAATCGCGGATGGTTGACTGGCTGTTTCGGTGTTAA
- a CDS encoding PorV/PorQ family protein: MLVCLMSMMITGEVQAQAKVGTTGAQFLELGVSARAMGMAEAFTAVADDISAVYYNPAGLVYMYGREATFTYISLPADVSYYFGAVGMPMESLGGVLGVGLYTLTSGEMIERTYEMSDPELGTGRVFSYDDFAFSVSYGRYLTDRFSIGLTARYIGEFTHDYSASGWSADVGTNYDTGFRGFTIAMVITNFGPDMRMIADDYPLPINFKFGGCINLIEGDDHYLTFAAEGSHPSDNLEKYNAGMEYTYKDLFVLRGGGRFNYDEDGFTAGGGLRVPFGQESELKFDYAFQDFGILTEVHRFSMSISF; this comes from the coding sequence ATGTTGGTGTGCCTGATGAGCATGATGATTACCGGCGAGGTTCAGGCGCAGGCCAAAGTCGGTACGACCGGCGCGCAGTTTCTTGAGCTGGGTGTATCGGCGCGTGCCATGGGTATGGCCGAGGCTTTCACCGCGGTAGCCGATGACATCTCGGCGGTCTATTACAATCCAGCCGGTCTGGTTTACATGTATGGACGGGAGGCAACATTCACGTATATAAGTCTTCCGGCGGACGTCTCCTACTATTTCGGGGCGGTTGGAATGCCGATGGAGTCGCTTGGGGGCGTGCTCGGCGTGGGTCTTTACACGCTGACTTCGGGTGAGATGATCGAAAGGACTTATGAGATGAGCGATCCGGAACTGGGGACCGGAAGAGTCTTTTCTTATGATGACTTTGCCTTCTCGGTCAGCTACGGACGATATCTGACTGATCGATTCTCGATTGGTTTGACCGCCCGGTATATCGGCGAATTCACCCACGACTATTCCGCGTCCGGATGGTCGGCCGATGTCGGCACGAACTATGACACCGGATTCAGGGGATTCACTATTGCCATGGTGATCACCAATTTCGGGCCGGATATGCGCATGATTGCCGACGATTATCCTCTGCCGATCAACTTCAAGTTCGGCGGGTGTATTAATCTCATCGAGGGTGATGATCATTACCTGACGTTTGCCGCCGAGGGTTCGCATCCATCGGACAACCTCGAGAAATACAACGCCGGGATGGAGTACACCTATAAAGATTTGTTCGTTCTGCGTGGCGGCGGCCGCTTCAATTATGATGAAGATGGTTTCACGGCCGGTGGCGGACTCAGGGTACCGTTCGGGCAGGAGAGTGAACTTAAGTTCGATTACGCGTTCCAGGATTTCGGCATCCTGACCGAGGTACATCGTTTTTCAATGTCAATATCGTTTTAA
- a CDS encoding TonB-dependent receptor, whose protein sequence is MHFCRKQLWLCSFLLLGIIALSASNTFAAATGQIKGQLVDKDTKEPVIGASVMVVGTKRGAMTDPDGRYIIGQLEPGTYSVQVSHMEYNSVTVTDVVVKSDITTDVSQELAKKVSELDVEIVVKDEYDNLKIFETANQVTISKEAIQTQPVSTVDDLLTQVSGVVTNRQGEVFIRGGRAFEVAYVVDGVPLRDPLGGLGQAGANLSLVSGSIQEFTVIKDGFDPEYGDALSGIVKITTQTGAKDVTRFNMQYITDDFGNESLNEYSRNYDYVRFSVSGPDPIFKSKIFPALGLNFLEDKELTYYFYAEVDKDDGFYQYSSYDTPVTRASYGSFNLLGIDIPERLNNKYYWMGNIKFRPTQNLKLLFSYKDRQLRYTDFIWTYRYSAATAPVSVEKWRSASLEISQSISKDMNYEMILSYSENGLTQKPGDPNNPGQGLDPDQFPLDFQWESYLDRNSNGIYDAPEPVVNLFPDTTDYGTDFYGPDYTIGEILFENNTQGAVVELSDFRFNDNGYLDSLESEPFIDLNGNGVWDQGDYLYDKNGNGILDAELVSNINTRTPEPYIDGDSVLGEPFIDVNANNVYDAGIDIFTMSVGADNMDLNHDGRYTGPDPNQWEPGIPYIDRNGNGLFDAPNNLYDSGEMFTDVNGNGVWDGGGASTFFDPLTYSDSCVWHTRNTKTYRGEVKVFWQLGNHELKGGFALSQEDFIYQEIQYPYMLYTGRPDGGPYPDRGAFRDMFSYNPWTGTAYIRDKLEYGSMIASLGFRWDFFLQDKEDLVDIARNDDLGSGIIYGDRQAFSPRLGFSYPISDKAKVHFNYGHFYQRPSLLYMYKRNTTSVSLNTAIGNYNLDYQKTIQYSFGVKYAMNEFYSLDVSGYFKDEFDKINRASVRVGGLTRTQFQNSDYGRSRGFELSLEKRGGGYVNGLISYTYAFAYGKASQTNEGYMTDFENSRTPLDEAPLDNDVRHNLKASVQVYVPNTVKPRLFGIPIPNGWSTDVQCSYESGRPYTPNNNFPNINTDLGEDIARNSMRMPSILNFDVRFTKDFQLFGLDNKFIVWVENLFDNKNVVWVYTNTGRPDTQQNDGTNVFGGTAYDVDPYNYDYGRQIRVGVEVNL, encoded by the coding sequence ATGCATTTCTGTCGTAAGCAGCTTTGGCTGTGTTCGTTTCTGCTGTTGGGTATTATTGCCCTCTCTGCTTCAAATACATTCGCTGCCGCAACCGGTCAGATTAAGGGACAGCTTGTCGACAAGGACACGAAGGAGCCCGTGATTGGTGCGTCCGTGATGGTAGTAGGCACCAAAAGGGGAGCTATGACGGACCCGGACGGGCGTTATATAATCGGCCAGTTGGAACCGGGGACATATTCTGTTCAGGTCTCCCACATGGAGTATAACAGCGTGACGGTCACGGATGTGGTCGTCAAGTCAGATATTACCACCGATGTTTCTCAGGAGTTGGCCAAAAAAGTTTCCGAGTTGGATGTCGAGATTGTCGTGAAGGACGAATATGATAATCTGAAGATCTTTGAGACTGCCAACCAGGTGACGATCTCCAAGGAAGCCATCCAGACCCAGCCGGTAAGTACTGTAGATGACCTTTTGACGCAGGTGTCCGGTGTGGTGACGAACCGTCAGGGTGAGGTCTTCATTCGTGGTGGTCGCGCTTTCGAGGTGGCTTACGTGGTTGACGGTGTGCCGCTGAGGGATCCTCTTGGCGGTCTGGGCCAGGCCGGCGCCAACTTGTCGCTTGTCTCCGGTTCGATTCAGGAGTTTACGGTTATTAAGGACGGTTTCGATCCGGAGTATGGTGATGCTCTTTCGGGCATTGTGAAGATTACGACGCAGACGGGCGCGAAGGACGTGACCCGATTCAACATGCAGTATATCACCGATGATTTCGGGAACGAGTCGCTCAATGAGTACTCCCGAAATTATGATTATGTTCGGTTCTCGGTGAGTGGCCCGGATCCGATTTTCAAAAGCAAGATTTTCCCTGCCCTGGGCTTGAATTTCCTCGAGGATAAGGAGCTGACTTACTACTTCTATGCCGAGGTTGACAAAGACGACGGTTTTTATCAGTACTCTTCCTATGACACTCCAGTGACGCGTGCGTCTTATGGTTCCTTCAATCTTCTGGGTATCGACATTCCCGAGCGCTTGAATAACAAGTACTATTGGATGGGCAATATAAAATTCAGGCCGACCCAGAACCTCAAGTTATTGTTTTCCTACAAGGATCGTCAGCTCCGGTATACCGATTTTATCTGGACCTACCGTTACAGCGCCGCCACGGCGCCGGTGAGTGTGGAGAAGTGGCGGTCGGCGTCGCTTGAGATTTCACAGTCGATTTCAAAAGACATGAATTATGAGATGATTCTCTCTTACAGTGAGAACGGACTCACACAGAAGCCCGGTGATCCGAACAATCCCGGACAGGGGCTGGACCCGGACCAGTTCCCTCTGGATTTTCAGTGGGAATCATATCTCGACAGAAACAGCAACGGCATATATGATGCTCCGGAGCCAGTAGTCAATCTTTTCCCCGATACCACCGATTACGGGACCGACTTTTATGGTCCGGACTATACCATTGGCGAAATTTTGTTCGAGAACAACACCCAGGGAGCCGTTGTGGAGCTTTCGGATTTCCGCTTTAACGACAATGGCTATCTGGACAGTCTTGAGAGTGAGCCGTTTATCGATTTAAACGGCAACGGCGTTTGGGACCAGGGCGATTATTTGTATGATAAGAACGGCAACGGCATACTGGATGCCGAACTGGTATCGAATATCAACACGCGTACTCCGGAGCCGTATATCGATGGCGACTCGGTTCTGGGCGAGCCGTTTATTGATGTCAACGCCAACAATGTTTACGATGCCGGCATTGATATTTTCACGATGAGTGTCGGTGCGGACAACATGGACCTTAACCACGACGGAAGGTACACCGGTCCGGATCCGAATCAGTGGGAGCCGGGTATTCCTTATATCGATCGCAATGGCAACGGTCTGTTCGATGCTCCCAACAACCTTTATGATTCGGGCGAGATGTTTACGGATGTGAACGGCAACGGTGTTTGGGATGGCGGTGGCGCCAGCACGTTCTTCGACCCGCTCACTTACAGTGACAGTTGCGTTTGGCACACCCGCAATACCAAAACCTACCGTGGTGAGGTAAAGGTCTTCTGGCAGCTTGGTAATCACGAGCTGAAGGGCGGTTTTGCGCTCAGCCAGGAAGACTTTATTTACCAGGAGATTCAGTATCCCTACATGCTCTACACCGGTCGTCCTGATGGCGGTCCGTATCCTGACCGCGGGGCATTTCGGGACATGTTCAGCTACAATCCGTGGACGGGAACAGCTTACATTCGCGACAAGCTTGAATACGGTTCCATGATCGCATCGCTGGGTTTCCGTTGGGATTTCTTCCTTCAGGACAAGGAAGACCTGGTTGATATTGCCAGAAACGATGATTTGGGTTCAGGCATAATTTACGGTGACCGCCAGGCATTCTCGCCGCGTCTCGGTTTCTCCTACCCGATTTCGGATAAAGCCAAGGTACACTTCAACTACGGTCACTTCTATCAGAGGCCGAGTCTTCTGTACATGTACAAGCGAAACACCACCTCGGTCAGTCTGAATACGGCCATTGGTAACTACAACCTCGATTATCAGAAGACGATTCAGTATTCGTTCGGTGTCAAGTACGCGATGAACGAGTTTTATTCGCTGGATGTCTCGGGTTATTTCAAGGACGAGTTTGACAAGATCAACCGTGCCTCGGTGCGTGTTGGCGGTCTGACTCGGACGCAGTTCCAGAACAGCGACTATGGACGCAGCCGGGGCTTTGAACTTTCGCTGGAGAAGCGTGGTGGCGGATACGTGAACGGTTTGATAAGTTACACCTATGCGTTTGCGTATGGCAAGGCTTCGCAGACCAACGAGGGATACATGACGGACTTCGAAAACTCACGCACGCCGCTTGATGAAGCTCCGCTGGACAACGATGTCCGTCACAATTTGAAGGCGAGTGTTCAGGTTTATGTTCCGAATACAGTTAAGCCGCGTCTTTTTGGCATACCGATTCCGAACGGCTGGTCGACCGATGTACAGTGTTCTTACGAGAGCGGACGTCCGTACACGCCGAACAATAACTTTCCGAACATAAATACGGATCTGGGTGAGGATATCGCGCGTAACTCGATGAGGATGCCTTCGATCCTCAACTTTGACGTTCGTTTTACCAAGGATTTCCAACTGTTCGGTCTTGACAACAAGTTTATCGTTTGGGTGGAGAACCTGTTCGATAACAAGAACGTGGTGTGGGTTTACACCAACACTGGCAGACCCGACACGCAGCAAAACGACGGTACCAATGTTTTTGGCGGCACCGCATACGACGTCGACCCGTACAATTACGATTACGGTCGCCAGATCCGTGTTGGAGTTGAAGTCAACCTTTAA
- a CDS encoding TolC family protein: MININIRYRSLYILLFIFLLTGTLMPVRVQGIDLTLKDAMQIALERSSRGEIIDGDLEVAEQNYFAEKINFYIPEISLNGNLPVYNVSESFRFFGGLDEKQLIRTTDRDLRTNIELKQSLITGGNLTMLGNLWNRRSEYPLFGEYVTETSNQGVFDFTFQQPLLKPSEPKNQLNNKRDDLEIARMAKVEETASLKKEVSGAYFGVLETELSIEISNDKAESARLKAEIDSMKFADGVLSEEAWLESTSSRLDAELAVFDTENQQIEKHRELALLLDFDLTEDINTSVPEIPEHMTDAQKKFFVNAWEESVPIRKAWYEYKKAKRAADYTASSHGLGGTFEASYSLGRGDVEVEGVTTDNNTDSWQLAVNFTLPLWDGGSTGAAIKAARITAQKSELEYQRVRKSARAELVALINRLDVSYRKLSVMKKQIEIAQNKLEIAQYRLDDGQISKPEYLDSKVFYLEAQNKYLEELKNYLTIKIDIESKYAS, encoded by the coding sequence ATGATTAATATCAACATACGATACCGCTCACTATATATACTGTTGTTTATATTTCTTTTGACTGGTACGCTGATGCCCGTGCGCGTCCAGGGCATCGACTTGACTCTAAAGGATGCTATGCAGATAGCTCTGGAGCGGTCCAGCAGGGGCGAAATAATCGACGGTGACCTTGAGGTGGCCGAGCAGAATTACTTTGCCGAGAAGATCAATTTTTATATCCCGGAGATTTCCTTAAACGGCAATCTGCCTGTCTATAATGTCAGCGAGTCGTTTCGTTTCTTTGGCGGACTTGACGAGAAACAGCTTATTCGCACGACGGATCGTGACCTGAGAACCAATATAGAACTGAAGCAGAGTCTGATAACCGGCGGAAATCTGACGATGCTGGGCAACCTGTGGAACCGCAGGAGTGAGTATCCGCTTTTTGGCGAATATGTCACCGAGACGAGCAACCAGGGGGTTTTCGATTTCACTTTTCAGCAGCCGCTGTTGAAGCCTTCGGAGCCGAAGAATCAGCTCAATAATAAGCGTGACGATCTCGAGATTGCCAGGATGGCGAAAGTGGAGGAGACAGCGAGTCTGAAAAAGGAAGTCTCGGGAGCCTATTTCGGTGTGCTTGAAACCGAACTGAGCATTGAAATATCGAATGACAAGGCAGAGTCGGCGAGATTGAAGGCTGAAATCGATTCTATGAAATTCGCCGATGGCGTGTTATCCGAGGAAGCCTGGCTGGAGTCCACGTCGTCGCGACTTGACGCGGAACTGGCGGTGTTCGACACGGAGAACCAGCAGATAGAAAAGCACCGCGAGTTGGCCCTGCTTTTGGATTTTGATCTCACCGAAGACATAAACACGTCGGTTCCTGAGATTCCGGAGCATATGACGGACGCTCAGAAGAAATTTTTCGTGAATGCCTGGGAGGAGTCGGTGCCGATCAGGAAAGCCTGGTATGAATATAAGAAGGCGAAGCGGGCCGCGGACTACACAGCTTCATCACACGGGCTGGGGGGGACGTTCGAGGCCAGCTATTCTCTGGGACGAGGAGACGTTGAGGTAGAGGGCGTGACCACGGACAACAATACCGATAGCTGGCAGCTGGCGGTGAATTTCACGCTTCCGCTGTGGGATGGTGGTTCTACAGGCGCCGCTATCAAGGCGGCGCGGATAACGGCGCAAAAATCGGAGTTGGAGTATCAGCGGGTGCGAAAATCGGCCCGGGCGGAACTGGTGGCCCTGATCAACAGGCTCGATGTCAGCTACCGCAAGCTCTCGGTGATGAAAAAACAAATTGAAATCGCCCAGAATAAGCTCGAGATTGCGCAGTATCGCTTGGATGACGGTCAGATCTCGAAACCTGAGTATTTGGATTCTAAAGTGTTTTACCTTGAAGCTCAAAACAAGTATCTTGAAGAGTTGAAGAACTATCTTACGATAAAAATCGATATCGAAAGCAAGTACGCAAGCTGA
- a CDS encoding sigma 54-interacting transcriptional regulator has protein sequence MDSSSPKLSIDNRLLAAEELIRQRNYREVVRDLRALTESDFQDRDHELGLFLALRADTRRYEGSYRLALEDGLRAAKLLAHFPFNERYGRVQLVLSGAYAGVGDMKNAELRGRDALAFFRRGNDIAGQADALNFLARVAYIRCNYVDAVGFLEDAAKLVGESAEQTAVLNANIGRLRTHTYHWDQAEQELSQALAYFTEHGNEIAAAGLHLTLGYLQLRRRRFILAQRWFDQALEIISRLELKREKVIYLEYAGELSLEKGDNFKAKSILSSAYEKGLLLAPESSLVSQSARLLAEVELALDNVDEAMKYGQKALEISLKVGEKAEVGLSHRVIAESFAAKGDMEEAVEHINQAVEILEEVNDPLVTARTLLVQADIKTKARPGKVEKIRSIFDKARRLFRELGLDYWIAETDFRAGVFACQSGDLSSGFSQLSRAEKAFAALNEKTKVKSLNKFLKSLSDQAVALSLSQDNEFQIFGNLISSSELSSIKASRIEEILEVLLKRTGGDRAIVYSPDFDTSPVEATLPLSSHQMKKFQEGFESLLGEEISRSKPTLILDCRRDPFINDLVAGSVDNVASVVVVPFRMSDNSPSYLYVDKLSRDNGLNPFGQSELNFAVGFSNLIAFKWAEIQKNKLMEDNLRLKSQLREKAAFPNIITRNSEMLELLNQVQQVVNSNISISIEGETGCGKDLLVRAIHYNSERADRRFISVNCAALPETLLESELFGYKRGAFTGADRDKAGLFEEADGGTFFLDEIGDMPLNIQAKVLRVLEAKELVRLGETTPRQVDVRIVSATNKDLKELMSQGLFRQDLYYRLSALTFRLPSLRERRDDIPLLIDHFLGDSGKKISPDLLKLMFEYDWPGNIRELENEVKKLVLLAGNSGVITPEFLSGKVLSSGRAIRTEKAREVEKSDDIVFDSNYSLYDYLAYHEKRFIIKALREKRGVKKHAAELLNIPESTLRLKIKQYNIDLRNLDVSS, from the coding sequence ATGGATTCCTCCTCACCAAAGCTGTCTATTGATAACCGCCTGCTCGCCGCCGAAGAGTTGATTCGTCAACGCAATTACCGTGAGGTTGTGCGGGATTTAAGAGCGCTGACAGAGTCGGACTTTCAAGACAGAGATCATGAACTCGGTCTGTTTTTGGCTCTTCGCGCAGATACTCGCCGCTATGAGGGCAGTTACAGGTTGGCCCTTGAAGACGGTCTTCGGGCGGCCAAGCTTTTAGCGCACTTCCCATTCAACGAGAGATACGGTCGCGTGCAGCTCGTTCTCTCTGGTGCCTATGCTGGTGTAGGTGACATGAAGAATGCGGAACTGCGCGGTCGGGATGCTCTGGCATTTTTCCGGCGAGGCAATGATATCGCCGGTCAGGCTGATGCCCTGAATTTTCTTGCTAGGGTAGCTTACATTCGCTGTAATTACGTTGATGCAGTGGGATTTCTTGAGGACGCCGCCAAGCTGGTTGGCGAGAGTGCTGAACAGACAGCTGTCCTGAACGCTAACATTGGACGTTTGCGAACCCACACATATCATTGGGATCAGGCTGAGCAAGAATTGTCACAAGCTCTTGCGTATTTCACCGAGCACGGAAATGAGATTGCAGCCGCTGGTCTTCATCTGACCTTGGGTTATCTGCAGCTCCGTCGTCGCCGGTTCATTCTCGCGCAGCGGTGGTTTGATCAGGCTCTCGAGATAATCAGTCGTCTGGAGCTCAAGCGTGAGAAGGTTATTTATCTCGAATATGCCGGTGAGCTCTCGCTCGAAAAGGGTGATAATTTCAAGGCAAAATCGATTCTGAGCAGTGCTTACGAAAAAGGTTTGTTGCTTGCCCCCGAGTCTTCACTGGTATCTCAGTCGGCCAGGTTGCTTGCCGAAGTTGAGTTGGCCTTGGACAACGTTGACGAGGCGATGAAGTATGGTCAGAAGGCGCTTGAGATTTCCCTGAAAGTCGGTGAGAAGGCTGAGGTGGGGTTGTCACACAGAGTCATAGCTGAATCCTTTGCCGCCAAGGGGGATATGGAGGAGGCGGTTGAGCACATAAATCAGGCCGTGGAAATACTGGAGGAGGTCAATGACCCGCTCGTTACGGCTCGCACGTTGCTGGTGCAGGCGGATATCAAAACAAAGGCGCGCCCCGGCAAGGTTGAGAAGATCAGGAGCATTTTTGACAAGGCTCGTCGTCTGTTCAGAGAGTTGGGGCTGGACTACTGGATAGCCGAGACCGATTTTCGCGCCGGAGTTTTTGCCTGTCAGTCGGGCGATCTCTCGAGTGGTTTTTCCCAGCTCAGCCGGGCTGAAAAGGCGTTCGCGGCGCTCAATGAGAAAACCAAGGTTAAGTCTCTAAATAAATTCCTCAAGTCCCTGAGTGATCAGGCGGTGGCGTTGTCGCTTTCGCAGGACAATGAATTTCAAATTTTCGGCAACCTGATTTCGTCATCTGAGCTTTCCAGTATCAAAGCGAGCCGGATCGAGGAGATACTTGAGGTTCTGCTGAAGCGCACCGGTGGAGACAGGGCAATCGTTTATTCCCCCGATTTTGATACATCTCCGGTCGAGGCTACTCTGCCTTTGAGCAGCCACCAGATGAAGAAATTCCAGGAAGGCTTCGAGAGTCTTCTGGGCGAGGAGATTTCACGATCGAAGCCAACGTTGATTCTCGACTGTCGCCGGGATCCTTTTATTAATGATCTGGTAGCCGGTTCGGTGGACAATGTCGCCAGTGTTGTGGTGGTGCCTTTCAGGATGAGCGACAATTCGCCCAGCTATTTGTATGTTGATAAGCTGAGCCGGGATAACGGGCTCAATCCATTTGGTCAGTCCGAGTTGAATTTCGCGGTGGGCTTTTCCAATCTTATTGCTTTCAAGTGGGCGGAGATTCAGAAAAACAAGCTTATGGAGGATAACCTCCGCCTGAAGAGTCAGCTTCGCGAAAAAGCCGCCTTTCCGAACATAATCACTCGAAACAGTGAGATGCTGGAGCTGCTGAATCAGGTTCAGCAGGTGGTGAACTCGAATATATCGATATCAATCGAAGGTGAGACCGGCTGCGGCAAGGACCTTTTGGTCAGAGCGATTCATTATAACTCCGAGCGAGCCGACCGGCGGTTTATTTCGGTCAACTGCGCGGCGCTTCCGGAGACTTTGCTGGAGTCGGAGTTATTCGGCTATAAGCGCGGCGCTTTCACCGGCGCCGACCGCGATAAGGCCGGCTTGTTCGAGGAAGCTGACGGCGGAACCTTTTTCCTCGATGAGATAGGCGATATGCCTTTGAATATTCAGGCCAAGGTGCTCCGGGTTCTCGAGGCCAAAGAGCTGGTCAGGCTCGGGGAGACGACTCCCAGGCAGGTTGATGTGAGGATAGTATCGGCCACCAATAAGGACCTCAAGGAGTTGATGTCGCAGGGGCTGTTCCGTCAGGACTTGTATTATCGTCTTTCGGCTCTGACGTTCCGGCTGCCGTCACTGCGTGAGCGACGCGACGATATTCCTCTTTTGATTGATCACTTCCTCGGCGATTCCGGCAAGAAAATATCGCCTGATCTGCTGAAACTCATGTTCGAATATGACTGGCCGGGCAATATTCGCGAGCTCGAAAACGAGGTGAAAAAGCTGGTACTGTTGGCTGGTAATTCCGGCGTCATCACCCCTGAGTTTCTTTCGGGCAAGGTGCTCAGTTCCGGCCGGGCGATAAGAACGGAAAAAGCCAGGGAAGTGGAGAAGTCCGACGATATCGTTTTTGACTCCAATTATTCTCTCTACGATTATCTGGCGTATCACGAGAAGCGGTTTATCATTAAGGCGCTTAGAGAGAAAAGAGGCGTCAAAAAGCACGCCGCTGAGCTTTTGAATATTCCGGAATCGACGCTCAGGCTGAAGATCAAGCAATACAACATCGACCTTCGGAATCTCGACGTTAGTTCCTAG